One uncultured Carboxylicivirga sp. genomic window, AGCATTATATCGATTTGTTAAGCAAGACTCTTAGAAAAAGTCTGGGGTCTAATGCTAAGCTCGAATATAATGTTGTGATGGATAATAGTCATATTAACAACAGGAAACCATATACTTTAAATTTCCCAACTACTAACAAAACAGATTTGCGTAATCGACCTGTTTCGGTTAGTACTAATCAGGACCGACCTGATATAAGAAACCCTTTTGTGATACCTGGGATAAAAAAGTTAAATGTTGATCCTCAGTTAAACATTGACTATAATTTTGAGAATTATATTGAAGGAGATTGTAATCGTTTGGCACGTAATGCTGCAATGGCGGTAGCAAAAAATCCTGGTAAAACAGCTTTTAACCCGTTGTTTCTTCATGGTAACTCAGGATTGGGAAAAACGCATCTGGCGCAATCAATTGGTATTGAAGTAAAACGTAGAATGCCGGAAAAAACGGTTTTGTATGTTAATGCCAATAAATTTCAGACTCAGTTCACTGATTCAGTAAGGAATAATTCACAAAATGATTTTCTGAATTTTTATCAAATGATTGATGTATTAATCATTGATGATGTTCATGAATTTGCAGGAAAAACAAAAACTCAAAATACTTTCTTCCATATTTTCAATCACTTACATCAAACAGGTAAGCAGTTGATTATTACCAGCGATAAGGCTCCGGTTGAATTGGCTGGAATGGAAGATCGCTTATTGTCAAGATTTAAATGGGGTTTATCTGCTGATTTGCAGGTTCCTGATTTCGAAACACGTGTCGAAATATTAAACCGTAAAATCTATAATGATGGTTTAACCGTGCCGGAAGATGTTGTGTATTACATTGCCAGCAATGTTATCAACAATGTTCGTGAGTTGGAAGGTGCTTTAATTTCTTTGTTGGCTATGGCAACATTGAACAAGAAGGAAATTAACTTCGAAACAGCTAAAGGTATTATTGATAAGCTTGTTAAAAAGACATCAAGAGAAATTTCGATTGAATCGATCTCGCAAACAGTATGTGACTATTTTGGATTGGATCTGGATTTGTTGCAATCTAAAACACGTAAGCGTGAAATAGTACAGGCTCGTCAGGTTGCCATGTATTTCAGTAAAGGACTAACCAATTCCTCATTGTCAACCATTGGTGCCAAAATTGGAAAGAAAGATCATGCAACTGTATTGCATGCCTGCAAAGCAGTCAATAATTTAATTGAAACCGATAAAGATTTTAAAGGGCAGATCAAAGAAATTGAGGCTCAATTGAAATCATAACTTGAAAACGCTAACTTTCAAAAAAAGACATCCGTTTTTTGGATGTCTTTTTTTGTTTGTAATAGTAAACTCCCCAATTTAATTATTTTTGCCTTGTTATAATTTTTACTAAATGAGAGAGTTTCCTGCAGAATGGTATGAACAAAGTGCTGTTCAGTTGACATGGCCGGATGCTTCTACAGATTGGAATGATATTCTGGAAGAAGTAATACCGGTATTTAAAAATATCGCTGATGAGATTAGTGAAGATCAGAAAGTATTGATTGTTGCTCAGGATGTGAGTGCTGTAAGACATATGTTTGATGGCAATGTAAATGTTGTGGTTGTTGAGAGCGAAATTAATGATACGTGGGCTCGCGACCATGGAGGTATTTCTGTTTTCGAAGATGGAAAACCTGTATTGCTCGATTTTGGTTTTAATGCCTGGGGTAACAAGTTTGAATTCAATAAGGATAATGATATTACCCAAAGGAAATTTAAAGCAGGAGTTTTTAAAGCAGAGGTTGAATATTCTGATAATCTGGATTTTATTCTTGAGGGTGGGAGTGTTGAATCGGATGGCAAAGGAACTATACTAACTACTTCAGAATGCTTGTTGTCTCTCGAAAGAAATCCTCAACTTTCCAAACAGGACATTGAAAATGAATTAAAAAAGCGTTTGGGTGCTAAGAGAGTATTGTGGTTGGATAATGGATATCTGGCTGGTGATGATACTGATAGTCATATCGATACTCTGGCTCGTTTGATAAGTGAAGATACTATTGCTTACGTTGCATGTGATGATGTGAATGATGAACACTACAACAGTTTGAAGGCGATGGAAACAGAGTTGAAGGATTTCAGAAAGGTTAACGGAGAACCATACAGGTTGGTAAAACTACCAATGGCGGATGTAGTGTATGACGAAGATGACAGGTTGCCTGCTACTTATGCTAATTTTCTGATTATCAATAAAAAGGTATTGGTTCCGTTTTATAATTCTCCAAAAGATGAAGAAGTAAGCAAGATAATGGCAGAGCTCTATCCTGATCGTGAGATAGTTGGAATCAATTGTTTACCTTTGATCAAACAGCATGGTTCATTACATTGTATCACCATGCAGTATCCAAAAGAGTTTGTAAAATAGATTAATCATGAAACAAGATAAATTAATAGTGGGTGTTATTCAGCAATCGAATGTAGATTCGGTTAATGATAACTGTAAATTATTAGATCATAATATTCGTGATTGTGCTTCAAAAGGAGCGCAATTGGTTGTTTTACAGGAATTGCATAACAGCCTTTATTTCTGTCAACACGAAACAGTTGATTATTTTGATTTGGCTGAAACTATTCCTGGACCATCCACTGAGTTTTATGGTAATATAGCTAAGGAATTGGGTATTGTGTTGGTCACTTCCTTATTCGAAAAGCGTGCTGCCGGATTATATCACAATACCGCTGTTGTCTTTGAAAAGGATGGATCCATAGCGGGAAAATACCGAAAAATGCATATTCCTGATGATCCCGGATTTTATGAAAAGTTTTATTTTACTCCGGGAGATCTTGGTTTTGAACCTATTGAAACTTCTGTAGGTAAACTTGGAGTTCTTGTTTGTTGGGATCAGTGGTATCCGGAGGGAGCCCGTTTGATGGCATTGAAAGGAGCTGAATTATTGATTTATCCAACTGCAATTGGTTGGGATGTGAATGATACTTCGGATGAACAGGCTCGCCAGCTGGGAGCCTGGACGATTGCACAAAGAGCTCATGCTGTTTCTAATGGGGTACCGGTGATTGTTGCCAATAGAACAGGACACGAAAATGATCCGACCGGTCATTCTGATGGAATACAGTTTTGGGGAAACAGTTTTGTTGCTGGTCCTCAAGGCGAAATTTTGGCACAGGCTCCGGCCAATGAACATTGTAATCTTATACTTGAAGTTGATCTGAAGCGAAGTGAA contains:
- a CDS encoding carbon-nitrogen hydrolase, which codes for MKQDKLIVGVIQQSNVDSVNDNCKLLDHNIRDCASKGAQLVVLQELHNSLYFCQHETVDYFDLAETIPGPSTEFYGNIAKELGIVLVTSLFEKRAAGLYHNTAVVFEKDGSIAGKYRKMHIPDDPGFYEKFYFTPGDLGFEPIETSVGKLGVLVCWDQWYPEGARLMALKGAELLIYPTAIGWDVNDTSDEQARQLGAWTIAQRAHAVSNGVPVIVANRTGHENDPTGHSDGIQFWGNSFVAGPQGEILAQAPANEHCNLILEVDLKRSEDVRRIWPFLRDRRIDAYGNIVKRFID
- a CDS encoding agmatine deiminase family protein, which encodes MREFPAEWYEQSAVQLTWPDASTDWNDILEEVIPVFKNIADEISEDQKVLIVAQDVSAVRHMFDGNVNVVVVESEINDTWARDHGGISVFEDGKPVLLDFGFNAWGNKFEFNKDNDITQRKFKAGVFKAEVEYSDNLDFILEGGSVESDGKGTILTTSECLLSLERNPQLSKQDIENELKKRLGAKRVLWLDNGYLAGDDTDSHIDTLARLISEDTIAYVACDDVNDEHYNSLKAMETELKDFRKVNGEPYRLVKLPMADVVYDEDDRLPATYANFLIINKKVLVPFYNSPKDEEVSKIMAELYPDREIVGINCLPLIKQHGSLHCITMQYPKEFVK
- the dnaA gene encoding chromosomal replication initiator protein DnaA, with protein sequence MNVDYSNVWTNCLQVIKDNIPQTSYQTWFEPIKPVKLDKDILTIQVPSLFFYEYLEEHYIDLLSKTLRKSLGSNAKLEYNVVMDNSHINNRKPYTLNFPTTNKTDLRNRPVSVSTNQDRPDIRNPFVIPGIKKLNVDPQLNIDYNFENYIEGDCNRLARNAAMAVAKNPGKTAFNPLFLHGNSGLGKTHLAQSIGIEVKRRMPEKTVLYVNANKFQTQFTDSVRNNSQNDFLNFYQMIDVLIIDDVHEFAGKTKTQNTFFHIFNHLHQTGKQLIITSDKAPVELAGMEDRLLSRFKWGLSADLQVPDFETRVEILNRKIYNDGLTVPEDVVYYIASNVINNVRELEGALISLLAMATLNKKEINFETAKGIIDKLVKKTSREISIESISQTVCDYFGLDLDLLQSKTRKREIVQARQVAMYFSKGLTNSSLSTIGAKIGKKDHATVLHACKAVNNLIETDKDFKGQIKEIEAQLKS